From the genome of Flavobacterium luteolum, one region includes:
- a CDS encoding PfkB family carbohydrate kinase, with protein sequence MNKLLIVGTVAFDAIETPFGKTDKILGGAATYIGLSASFFNLQSAIVSVVGDDFPQEHLDLLTSKNIDISGIEIVKGGKTFFWSGLYHNDLNSRDTLVTELNVLADFQPKVPQNYKDADVVMLGNLHPLVQSSVLDQMEKKPKLVVLDTMNFWMDCALPELLDVIKRVDVITINDEEARQLSGEYSLVKAASKIQDMGPKYVVIKKGEHGALLFHNREVFFAPALPLEDVFDPTGAGDTFAGGFSGFIAQSENISFNNMKNAIIYGSNLASFCVEKFGTERMESLSKAEVAIRLQQFKSLTQFDIEI encoded by the coding sequence ATGAATAAACTATTGATTGTTGGAACAGTTGCTTTCGACGCGATTGAAACTCCTTTCGGAAAAACAGATAAAATATTAGGTGGTGCTGCAACCTACATCGGATTATCGGCATCATTTTTTAACTTGCAATCGGCCATTGTTTCTGTAGTTGGCGACGATTTCCCTCAAGAACATTTAGATCTTTTAACTTCAAAAAATATTGATATCTCTGGTATCGAAATTGTAAAAGGTGGAAAGACTTTTTTCTGGAGCGGTTTATACCACAACGATTTAAATTCTAGAGACACTCTCGTAACAGAATTGAACGTTTTAGCTGATTTTCAGCCAAAAGTTCCTCAAAACTACAAAGATGCTGATGTTGTTATGTTAGGAAACTTACATCCATTAGTTCAAAGCAGTGTTTTAGATCAGATGGAGAAAAAACCAAAATTAGTAGTTTTAGATACTATGAACTTTTGGATGGACTGCGCTCTTCCAGAATTATTAGACGTTATTAAACGTGTAGATGTTATTACAATCAATGACGAAGAAGCTAGACAGCTTTCTGGCGAATATTCATTAGTAAAAGCAGCTTCTAAAATCCAAGATATGGGACCAAAATATGTGGTGATCAAAAAAGGAGAACACGGAGCGCTTTTATTCCACAACAGAGAAGTTTTCTTTGCACCAGCTTTACCATTAGAAGATGTTTTTGATCCAACAGGAGCTGGAGACACTTTTGCAGGTGGTTTCTCTGGATTTATTGCACAGAGCGAAAACATTTCATTCAACAACATGAAGAATGCAATTATTTACGGTTCAAATTTAGCTTCGTTCTGCGTTGAAAAATTTGGAACTGAAAGGATGGAATCATTAAGTAAAGCCGAAGTAGCGATTCGATTACAGCAATTTAAGTCGTTAACTCAGTTTGACATAGAAATATAA
- a CDS encoding 50S ribosomal protein L25/general stress protein Ctc, which produces MKSITIKGSERESVGKVSTKALRNAGQVPCVLYGGNQAVHFSADVTAFKNLVYTPNAHTVVIELGKGKSFNAILQDIQVHPVSDKILHIDFFQLFDDKEITMEVPVKIVGTSKGVLAGGVLRLNQRKLKVKALPANLPDFVEADITPLEMGNKLYVTKVGKPEYKIMHPDNTVVCQVRISRAAMKAAQEAAKAAKAPAKGKKK; this is translated from the coding sequence ATGAAATCGATTACAATTAAAGGATCAGAAAGAGAAAGCGTGGGCAAAGTGTCAACTAAAGCCTTACGTAATGCTGGACAGGTACCTTGCGTTTTATACGGAGGAAACCAGGCAGTACACTTCTCAGCAGACGTTACTGCATTCAAAAACTTGGTTTACACTCCAAACGCTCACACTGTTGTGATCGAACTTGGAAAAGGAAAATCATTCAATGCAATTTTGCAAGATATCCAAGTTCACCCAGTATCTGACAAAATTTTACACATTGACTTCTTCCAATTATTTGATGATAAAGAAATCACAATGGAAGTTCCTGTGAAAATCGTTGGTACATCTAAAGGTGTTCTTGCGGGAGGTGTTTTACGTTTAAACCAACGTAAATTGAAAGTTAAAGCTTTACCAGCAAATCTTCCTGATTTCGTTGAAGCTGACATCACTCCACTTGAAATGGGTAACAAATTATACGTTACTAAAGTTGGAAAACCAGAGTACAAAATTATGCACCCAGACAACACTGTTGTTTGTCAAGTGAGAATCTCTCGTGCTGCTATGAAAGCTGCTCAAGAGGCTGCAAAAGCTGCAAAAGCTCCTGCAAAAGGAAAGAAAAAATAA
- a CDS encoding superoxide dismutase yields the protein MAFELPQLPYAYDALEPHIDARTMEIHHTKHHNAYTTNLNAAIAGTDLEGKTIENILINLDKSNAAVRNNGGGFYNHNLFWTVMSPNGGGLPTGDLLAAIEASFGSFEEFKAKFAKAGATQFGSGWAWLTVQKGGKLEVVGTPNQDNPLMPEVAGHGGTPILGMDVWEHAYYLNYQNRRPDYIEAFFSVINWTEVARRFALDK from the coding sequence ATGGCTTTTGAATTACCACAATTACCTTATGCATACGATGCATTAGAACCACATATTGATGCACGTACAATGGAAATCCATCATACAAAGCACCACAACGCTTATACTACAAATCTTAACGCAGCTATCGCTGGAACAGATTTAGAAGGAAAAACAATCGAAAACATCTTAATCAACTTAGATAAATCTAACGCTGCTGTTCGTAACAATGGTGGAGGTTTCTACAATCACAATTTATTCTGGACTGTAATGTCTCCAAACGGAGGAGGATTGCCAACTGGTGATTTATTAGCAGCAATCGAAGCTTCTTTTGGATCTTTCGAAGAATTTAAAGCAAAATTTGCTAAAGCTGGAGCAACACAATTTGGTTCTGGATGGGCTTGGTTAACAGTTCAAAAAGGAGGAAAATTAGAAGTTGTAGGTACTCCAAATCAAGATAATCCATTAATGCCAGAAGTTGCTGGTCACGGTGGAACTCCAATCTTAGGAATGGATGTTTGGGAGCACGCTTACTACTTAAACTACCAAAACAGAAGACCAGATTATATTGAAGCTTTTTTCAGTGTAATTAATTGGACAGAAGTTGCTAGAAGATTTGCTTTAGACAAATAA
- a CDS encoding aldose epimerase family protein, giving the protein MNVLKRSLFILSLLGTAIVLVQCKSDKKADTEKVATEGKDLVTIDKSEYGTTAKGEKVESYKLKNQNGMEVDIITFGGRITDLKVPNKAGVSENVVIGFSSLAQYEKENPFFGALIGRYGNRIAKGKFSLDGKEYQLAINNAPNALHGGPQGFFNVVWKADEVKSGENASLKLSYVSKDMEEGYPGNLKVFVTYTLTNDNQLEVLYEATTDKKTVVNLTQHSYFNLSGDFTKTILDHELTLNADKLVPVDADLIPTGKLEDVAGTPFDFRTPKLIGKDINAKNDQLEKGKGYDHCWVLNNPEKGKTIIAKVYHAASGRVMEMTTDEPGIQFYSGNFLDGTLPMPNGGTFAHRTGLCLETEHYPDSPNQKNFPTTVLNPGENYKTKTTFKFSVKK; this is encoded by the coding sequence ATGAATGTATTAAAACGCTCTCTCTTTATACTAAGCTTGCTTGGAACTGCTATTGTTTTAGTTCAATGTAAAAGCGATAAAAAAGCTGATACAGAAAAAGTTGCTACTGAAGGAAAAGATTTAGTTACAATTGACAAATCAGAATACGGAACTACTGCCAAAGGAGAAAAAGTCGAGAGTTATAAACTGAAAAACCAAAATGGGATGGAAGTTGATATCATCACTTTTGGAGGAAGAATTACAGATTTGAAAGTGCCAAATAAAGCTGGAGTTTCAGAAAATGTAGTAATCGGATTCAGTTCTTTGGCACAATACGAAAAAGAAAATCCGTTTTTTGGAGCATTAATTGGAAGATACGGAAACCGAATTGCAAAAGGTAAATTTTCATTAGATGGAAAAGAATATCAGTTAGCGATAAACAATGCGCCAAATGCTTTACACGGTGGGCCACAAGGATTTTTTAATGTAGTTTGGAAAGCAGATGAGGTTAAATCTGGTGAAAATGCTTCTTTAAAATTATCTTATGTAAGTAAAGATATGGAAGAAGGGTATCCTGGAAACCTAAAAGTTTTTGTGACTTATACATTGACAAATGACAATCAGTTAGAAGTTTTGTACGAGGCAACAACAGACAAAAAAACGGTTGTTAACTTGACGCAGCATTCATATTTCAATTTATCTGGAGATTTTACCAAAACAATCTTAGATCATGAATTGACTTTAAATGCAGATAAATTAGTTCCAGTAGATGCAGATTTGATTCCGACAGGAAAATTAGAAGATGTTGCTGGTACACCTTTCGATTTCAGAACGCCAAAATTAATTGGAAAAGATATCAATGCTAAAAATGATCAGTTAGAAAAAGGAAAAGGTTACGATCACTGCTGGGTATTGAATAATCCTGAAAAAGGAAAAACAATTATAGCAAAAGTATATCACGCAGCAAGCGGAAGAGTTATGGAAATGACAACAGACGAACCTGGAATTCAGTTCTACTCTGGAAATTTCCTTGACGGAACTCTGCCAATGCCAAACGGAGGAACTTTTGCACACAGAACAGGATTGTGTCTAGAAACAGAACATTATCCAGATTCTCCAAATCAGAAAAATTTCCCAACAACGGTTCTAAATCCGGGAGAAAATTATAAAACGAAAACTACTTTTAAATTCTCGGTAAAAAAATAG
- a CDS encoding alpha/beta fold hydrolase, whose amino-acid sequence MKKPVKLLMAVLAYSVCVIANAQVQMNFKFDTPYGKNSAVGKFVELNGAKIYYEEYGKGEPLLLIHGNSGSIETMGNQIDYFKNKYRVIAADSRGHGKSELKTDSLTFVQMTKDTEALVNHLKLDSISIIGWSDGGIVGLQMGISGKSKIKKIVAMGANLRPDSTAIYSWAVKGLQNERKLFSTKIKEKDTSENWNLLKQISGLLADQPNIVAKDLSKIKAKVLVIAGDRDVIRNEHTVEIFENIPKAQLCIMPGETHFAPASSPEVFNAIANKFLSEPFKRPDSDFTKWGK is encoded by the coding sequence ATGAAGAAACCAGTCAAATTGCTAATGGCCGTATTAGCTTATTCTGTATGTGTAATAGCAAACGCTCAGGTTCAGATGAATTTTAAATTTGATACGCCTTATGGTAAAAATTCCGCTGTCGGAAAATTTGTTGAACTCAATGGTGCTAAAATCTACTATGAAGAATACGGAAAAGGCGAACCTTTGTTATTGATTCATGGAAATAGTGGAAGTATTGAGACAATGGGAAATCAGATTGATTATTTTAAAAATAAATACAGAGTCATTGCTGCCGATAGTAGAGGACATGGCAAATCAGAGTTGAAAACGGATTCTTTAACATTTGTCCAAATGACAAAAGATACTGAAGCATTAGTTAATCACTTAAAACTGGATTCAATAAGTATTATTGGATGGAGTGATGGAGGAATTGTTGGATTGCAAATGGGTATTTCAGGGAAGTCAAAAATAAAAAAAATTGTAGCGATGGGTGCCAATTTACGACCTGATTCTACTGCTATTTATTCATGGGCGGTAAAAGGTCTTCAGAACGAGAGAAAACTGTTTAGTACAAAAATTAAAGAAAAAGACACTAGTGAGAACTGGAATCTATTGAAACAAATTTCTGGACTTTTAGCAGATCAGCCTAATATTGTAGCAAAAGATTTATCAAAAATTAAAGCAAAAGTGCTTGTAATAGCAGGAGATAGAGACGTAATCAGAAATGAGCATACGGTTGAAATTTTCGAAAATATACCAAAAGCACAGTTATGCATTATGCCTGGAGAAACTCATTTTGCGCCGGCTTCAAGTCCGGAAGTGTTTAATGCAATAGCAAATAAGTTTTTATCAGAACCTTTTAAAAGACCAGATTCAGATTTTACTAAATGGGGTAAATAA
- the pth gene encoding aminoacyl-tRNA hydrolase — MIKWITKLFSSPSKEENIEDNMKPEVHERQKNNIKNVSKKYLIVGLGNIGAEYVNTRHNIGFKVLDFLAKREGLSFETVKLGSMAEYKFKGRTFFLLKPNTYMNLSGKAVKYWMDKENIPLENILVITDDLNLSFGTIRIKPKGSDGGHNGLKNINLVLNTQNYTRYRFGISDEFKKGQQVDYVLGEWTAEEEAKLPERLETSAEIIRTFGTAGLENTMTTFNGK, encoded by the coding sequence ATGATAAAATGGATAACAAAACTGTTTTCATCACCATCAAAAGAAGAGAACATAGAAGATAATATGAAACCGGAGGTTCACGAACGCCAAAAAAACAATATAAAAAACGTGAGTAAAAAATATTTAATCGTAGGATTAGGAAATATCGGAGCCGAATACGTAAACACCAGGCATAATATCGGATTTAAAGTCCTAGACTTTTTAGCCAAAAGAGAAGGGCTTTCTTTTGAAACCGTAAAACTAGGTTCAATGGCTGAATACAAATTTAAAGGGAGAACATTTTTTCTTTTAAAACCAAATACTTACATGAATTTAAGTGGTAAAGCGGTGAAATATTGGATGGATAAGGAAAATATACCGTTAGAGAATATTTTGGTCATTACAGACGATTTAAACCTGTCATTCGGGACTATTAGAATAAAGCCAAAAGGTAGCGACGGTGGTCATAATGGGTTGAAAAATATTAATTTAGTTTTAAATACTCAAAATTATACACGCTACAGGTTTGGTATTAGTGACGAATTCAAAAAAGGACAGCAGGTAGATTATGTTTTAGGAGAGTGGACCGCTGAAGAAGAAGCAAAACTTCCAGAACGCTTAGAAACTTCAGCAGAAATTATTAGAACTTTTGGAACAGCAGGTTTAGAAAACACAATGACAACATTTAATGGTAAATAA
- the araA gene encoding L-arabinose isomerase, whose amino-acid sequence MIDISQKEVWFVVGSQELYGEETLRKVAEHSQIIAKGLDASSSIPVKVVYKDVVKSPSQILDVCLAANSEKNCIGIIAWMHTFSPAKMWIGGLNILKKPLCHLHTQYNAEIPWGSIDMDFMNLNQSAHGDREFGFIMSRLRKKRKVVVGHWEDQRVQKQLGIWSRVVLGWDELQNLKVARIGDNMREVAVTEGDKVEAQIRFGMSVNGYDSSDVTKHIEKVTDKQLADLLAVYESSYNLTDSLKEGGAQRSSLVEAAKIELGLRAFLEEGGFGAFTDTFENLGVWKQLPGIATQRLMADGYGFGGEGDWKTAAMVRALKVMCVGLEGGTSFMEDYTYHFTPQKSYVLGSHMLEICPSIADGKPSCEVHPLGIGGKEDPARLVFNSPAGDAINVSLVDMGTRFRLIVNEVEAVKPMAELPKLPVARVLWDCKPNLEVAATAWILAGGAHHTVYSQSITTEYMEDFADIAGIELLVIDEKTTVREFKDKINANEAYFHLFQHGL is encoded by the coding sequence ATGATTGACATTTCTCAAAAAGAAGTATGGTTTGTAGTAGGAAGCCAGGAATTATACGGTGAAGAAACACTAAGAAAAGTAGCAGAACATTCACAAATTATTGCAAAAGGATTAGACGCTTCGTCTTCGATTCCAGTAAAAGTGGTTTACAAAGATGTGGTAAAATCGCCTTCGCAGATTTTAGATGTTTGTTTGGCTGCAAATTCAGAGAAAAACTGTATCGGAATTATCGCTTGGATGCATACTTTCTCTCCAGCAAAAATGTGGATTGGCGGATTAAATATTCTTAAAAAACCATTATGTCATTTGCATACACAATACAATGCTGAAATTCCGTGGGGAAGCATTGACATGGACTTCATGAATTTGAACCAATCGGCTCACGGAGATCGCGAATTTGGTTTCATCATGTCAAGATTACGTAAAAAACGTAAAGTAGTGGTTGGACATTGGGAAGATCAAAGAGTTCAAAAACAATTAGGAATCTGGTCAAGAGTCGTTTTGGGTTGGGATGAACTTCAAAACCTAAAAGTAGCTCGTATTGGAGATAATATGCGTGAAGTTGCCGTTACAGAAGGAGATAAAGTTGAAGCTCAAATTCGTTTCGGAATGTCTGTAAACGGATACGATTCTTCAGATGTTACCAAACATATTGAAAAAGTAACAGACAAACAATTAGCTGATTTATTGGCAGTTTATGAGTCTTCTTATAACTTAACAGATTCTTTAAAAGAAGGCGGAGCACAAAGAAGTTCATTAGTAGAAGCAGCAAAAATCGAATTAGGACTAAGAGCTTTCCTTGAAGAAGGAGGATTCGGTGCTTTCACAGATACATTTGAAAACCTTGGTGTTTGGAAACAATTACCAGGAATCGCGACACAAAGATTAATGGCTGATGGTTATGGTTTTGGCGGTGAAGGAGACTGGAAAACTGCTGCAATGGTTAGAGCTTTAAAAGTAATGTGTGTTGGTTTGGAAGGCGGAACTTCTTTCATGGAAGATTACACATACCATTTCACACCACAAAAATCATACGTTTTAGGATCTCACATGTTAGAAATCTGCCCATCTATTGCTGACGGAAAACCTTCTTGCGAAGTGCATCCATTAGGAATTGGCGGAAAAGAAGATCCAGCACGTTTGGTATTTAATTCGCCTGCAGGTGACGCCATCAATGTGTCTTTGGTTGATATGGGAACTCGTTTTCGTTTAATTGTAAACGAAGTGGAAGCTGTGAAACCAATGGCAGAATTGCCAAAATTGCCAGTTGCACGTGTTCTTTGGGATTGTAAACCAAATTTAGAAGTTGCCGCAACAGCTTGGATTTTGGCTGGTGGAGCGCATCATACAGTTTACAGCCAGTCAATCACAACAGAATATATGGAAGATTTCGCAGATATTGCTGGAATCGAATTATTGGTGATTGATGAGAAGACAACAGTAAGAGAATTCAAAGATAAAATCAACGCCAACGAAGCATATTTCCATTTGTTTCAACACGGACTTTAA
- a CDS encoding ribose-phosphate pyrophosphokinase — translation MSHLEPEAKIFACSQSVYLAEKIAKDYGIPLGKVTMSTYSDGEFQPSYEESIRGLRVFIVCSTFPSADNLMELLLMIDAAKRASARHITAVMPYFGWARQDRKDKPRVPIGAKLVANLLTAAGATRIMTMDLHADQIQGFFEKPVDHLFASTIFLPYVESLKLENLTIASPDMGGSKRAYAYSKFLESDVVICYKQRKAANVIDTMELIGEVKGRNVILVDDMIDTGGTLAKAADLMIEKGALSVRAICTHAILSGGAYEKIENSKLTELIVTDSIPLKKESKKIKVVSCAPLFAEVMQMVHHNNSISGKFIM, via the coding sequence ATGTCGCACCTAGAACCAGAAGCTAAAATTTTTGCTTGTTCACAAAGTGTTTATCTTGCAGAAAAAATTGCAAAAGATTACGGAATTCCGTTAGGAAAAGTAACGATGTCAACGTATAGTGACGGAGAATTTCAGCCGTCTTACGAAGAATCAATAAGAGGTTTACGAGTATTTATCGTATGTTCAACTTTTCCAAGTGCAGATAATCTGATGGAATTGTTGTTAATGATTGATGCGGCAAAACGCGCATCAGCAAGACATATTACAGCTGTTATGCCTTATTTTGGTTGGGCTAGACAAGACAGAAAAGACAAACCAAGAGTTCCGATTGGAGCTAAGTTAGTAGCTAATTTACTAACTGCTGCAGGAGCAACAAGAATCATGACAATGGATTTGCACGCAGATCAAATTCAAGGATTCTTTGAAAAACCAGTAGATCATTTATTTGCATCTACAATCTTTTTACCATATGTAGAAAGTTTAAAGTTAGAAAATCTGACAATTGCATCTCCAGATATGGGAGGTTCAAAAAGAGCATATGCTTACTCTAAGTTTTTAGAATCAGATGTAGTAATCTGTTACAAACAAAGAAAAGCAGCCAACGTTATCGATACTATGGAACTAATTGGTGAAGTAAAAGGACGTAACGTAATCTTGGTAGACGACATGATCGATACAGGAGGGACTTTAGCGAAAGCGGCAGACCTTATGATCGAAAAAGGAGCACTAAGTGTAAGAGCAATTTGTACGCACGCTATTTTATCTGGCGGAGCATATGAAAAAATCGAAAACTCAAAATTAACCGAGTTAATCGTAACAGATTCTATTCCGTTAAAGAAAGAGTCAAAAAAGATAAAAGTGGTAAGCTGTGCACCTCTATTTGCTGAGGTAATGCAGATGGTTCACCACAACAATTCCATCAGTGGAAAATTTATTATGTAA
- a CDS encoding amidophosphoribosyltransferase, whose translation MSDALKHECGIALVRLLKPLEYYKEKYGTAFYGIQKMYLMMEKQHNRGQDGAGFASIKFDVEPGQRYISRVRSNHSQPIQDVFKQINERVSEELKVHPELGDDMKELKANIPYVGELFLGHVRYGTFGKNSIESVHPFLRQSNWMHRNLILAGNFNMTNVKELFENLVELGQHPKEMADTVTVMEKIGHFLDKEVMQLYQDCKAEGYSKREASPVIAERLDIAKILARSAKNLDGGYAMAGLLGHGDAFVFRDPAGIRPAYFYQDDEVVVVASERPVIQTVFNVPFESVQEIDPGHALIIKKNGNVSMNQILEPTIKKACSFERIYFSRGSDAEIYQERKDLGKLILPAVLKAIDSDTDNTVFSYIPNTAETSFYGLVEAAQDFLNQRKNNYILENRNTLTTETLQELLAVKIRTEKVAIKDAKLRTFITEDSSRDDLVAHVYDVTYGVIKPEDNLVIIDDSIVRGTTLKMSIIKMMDRLKPKRIVIVSSAPQIRYPDCYGIDMAKLEGLVAFRAALALLKERNLYHIVDEVYAKCKAQENFLDKDVVNYVTAIYDQFTDEEISDKIAEMLSSPEINAEVKIIFQTVDDLHKACPKNLGDWYFTGDYPTPGGNRVVNRAFMNFYEGKDARAY comes from the coding sequence ATGAGCGACGCTTTAAAACACGAATGTGGTATAGCCTTAGTTAGACTACTAAAACCGCTTGAATATTATAAAGAAAAATACGGAACTGCTTTCTACGGAATCCAGAAGATGTATCTAATGATGGAAAAACAGCACAACCGTGGACAAGACGGAGCTGGTTTTGCTAGCATTAAATTTGATGTTGAACCTGGACAGCGTTATATCAGCAGAGTCCGTTCAAATCATTCACAACCTATCCAAGATGTTTTCAAACAAATCAATGAGCGCGTTAGCGAAGAACTAAAAGTGCATCCAGAACTTGGAGACGACATGAAAGAGCTAAAAGCAAATATTCCTTATGTTGGAGAATTGTTTTTAGGTCACGTTCGTTACGGAACTTTTGGAAAAAATAGCATCGAAAGTGTTCACCCATTTTTACGTCAAAGCAACTGGATGCACCGTAACTTGATTTTGGCTGGAAACTTTAATATGACCAATGTTAAAGAACTTTTCGAAAATCTAGTTGAATTAGGACAACATCCTAAAGAAATGGCTGATACCGTTACTGTAATGGAAAAAATTGGCCACTTCTTAGACAAAGAAGTAATGCAATTATATCAGGACTGTAAAGCTGAAGGATATTCTAAAAGAGAAGCTTCTCCAGTAATTGCAGAACGTTTGGATATTGCTAAAATACTAGCTCGTTCGGCTAAAAACTTAGACGGAGGTTATGCTATGGCAGGTTTATTAGGTCATGGTGATGCATTTGTTTTCAGAGATCCAGCAGGAATTCGTCCAGCTTATTTTTATCAAGATGACGAAGTTGTAGTTGTAGCTTCTGAAAGACCGGTTATTCAAACTGTATTTAATGTTCCTTTTGAAAGCGTTCAGGAAATTGATCCTGGTCATGCTTTGATCATCAAGAAAAACGGAAATGTTTCTATGAATCAAATCTTGGAACCAACAATCAAAAAAGCTTGTTCGTTCGAAAGAATTTATTTCTCAAGAGGAAGTGATGCCGAAATTTATCAAGAACGTAAAGATTTAGGAAAATTAATTTTACCTGCTGTTCTTAAAGCGATTGATAGCGATACAGACAACACCGTTTTCTCTTATATTCCAAATACAGCCGAAACTTCTTTTTATGGTTTAGTTGAAGCTGCTCAGGATTTCTTAAACCAGAGAAAAAACAATTACATTCTTGAAAATAGAAATACATTAACGACAGAAACCCTTCAGGAACTTTTAGCTGTAAAGATTCGTACAGAAAAAGTTGCGATTAAAGATGCTAAACTTAGAACTTTTATTACTGAAGATAGCAGCCGTGATGATTTAGTAGCTCACGTTTACGATGTCACTTATGGCGTAATTAAACCAGAAGATAATTTGGTTATTATCGACGACAGTATTGTTCGTGGTACTACATTGAAAATGAGCATCATTAAAATGATGGATCGTTTAAAACCAAAACGTATCGTAATCGTTTCATCTGCTCCACAAATTCGTTATCCGGATTGTTATGGAATTGATATGGCAAAACTAGAAGGTTTAGTTGCTTTTAGAGCAGCACTTGCTTTATTGAAAGAAAGAAACCTTTATCATATTGTAGATGAAGTTTATGCAAAATGTAAAGCTCAAGAAAATTTCCTTGATAAAGATGTTGTAAACTATGTAACAGCAATTTACGACCAATTTACAGACGAGGAGATTTCAGATAAAATTGCAGAAATGTTAAGCTCGCCAGAAATTAATGCTGAAGTAAAAATCATCTTCCAAACAGTTGACGATTTACATAAAGCATGTCCTAAAAATTTAGGCGATTGGTATTTCACAGGAGATTATCCTACTCCAGGTGGAAATCGAGTTGTAAATCGTGCTTTCATGAATTTTTACGAAGGAAAAGACGCTAGAGCGTATTAA
- a CDS encoding OsmC family protein, with amino-acid sequence MTFKHLFKAEVNWTSKKDAIDSSKRFYSKSHQIKIEGKPILHVSAAKAFKGDPSLYNPEDLLLSSLVSCHMMSYLYVCSQNGIEVLEYSDNAEATLEVNPEGSGRFVEVRLYPKVKILNPDQIGLALELHKKANQLCFIANSCNFPVLHYAVCEAV; translated from the coding sequence ATGACTTTCAAACACCTATTCAAAGCAGAAGTAAATTGGACTTCCAAAAAAGACGCAATAGATTCTTCCAAAAGATTCTATAGTAAAAGTCATCAAATTAAAATTGAAGGAAAACCAATTTTACATGTTTCGGCAGCAAAAGCTTTCAAAGGAGATCCATCATTATATAATCCCGAAGATTTATTGCTGAGCAGTTTAGTTTCCTGCCACATGATGTCGTATTTATATGTTTGCTCGCAAAACGGAATAGAAGTTTTGGAGTATTCAGACAATGCCGAGGCGACACTAGAAGTAAATCCAGAAGGGAGCGGACGTTTTGTTGAGGTAAGATTATATCCGAAAGTAAAAATTTTAAATCCAGACCAAATCGGATTAGCTTTAGAACTTCATAAAAAAGCAAATCAATTGTGTTTTATTGCTAATTCATGCAATTTTCCTGTTTTGCATTATGCAGTTTGTGAAGCAGTATAA
- a CDS encoding L-ribulose-5-phosphate 4-epimerase, translated as MSSQYKDLKQECYEANMQLNALNLVVYTFGNVSAVDRKNGVFAIKPSGVPYEDLKPEDIVIVDFDNNVIEGTMRPSSDTKTHAYLYKNWPNIGGVAHTHATYSVAWAQSQQDIPIFGTTHADHLTADIPCAPPMADSLIEGNYEHNTGIQILDCFKEKNLSYEEVEMILIGNHGPFAWGKNAAKAVYNSKVLEVVAEMAYLTLQINPNAPRLKDSLIKKHYNRKHGKDSYYGQ; from the coding sequence ATGAGCTCTCAATATAAAGATTTAAAACAAGAATGTTACGAAGCCAATATGCAGTTAAATGCATTGAATTTGGTGGTGTATACATTCGGAAATGTAAGTGCCGTGGACAGAAAAAATGGTGTTTTTGCCATTAAGCCAAGCGGTGTTCCTTACGAAGATTTAAAACCTGAAGATATCGTAATTGTCGATTTTGATAATAATGTTATTGAAGGTACAATGCGTCCATCATCTGACACAAAAACGCATGCTTATTTATACAAAAATTGGCCAAATATTGGAGGCGTTGCGCATACACACGCAACCTATTCTGTGGCTTGGGCACAATCGCAGCAAGATATTCCAATTTTCGGAACAACGCATGCAGATCATTTAACTGCCGATATTCCGTGCGCACCGCCAATGGCAGATTCTTTAATTGAAGGAAACTATGAGCACAATACGGGAATTCAGATTCTGGATTGTTTCAAAGAAAAAAATCTTTCATACGAAGAAGTAGAAATGATTTTAATTGGAAATCACGGTCCGTTTGCCTGGGGGAAAAATGCAGCAAAAGCGGTTTACAATAGTAAAGTTTTAGAAGTAGTTGCCGAAATGGCGTACCTGACTTTACAAATAAATCCAAACGCACCAAGATTAAAAGATTCATTAATAAAGAAACATTATAACCGTAAGCACGGAAAAGATTCGTATTACGGACAGTAG